tgaTCCAGAGTAAGTatcttattctttattttttaaaaagaattttaattgatgtaaattacaaatattactgAAATACATCTTAAGTTGgctgtttaaatatataacaatatattttaacaataattatttttttttaataatgataaaataatctaaaatatttaaataatttgtttcacaGCAATATTAAATCATTATGGAGACCTGAATATGGTGCTTATATGTTAGAAGGCACACCAGGAAAACCATATGGTGGCTTATTAGTTCATTTTAATGTTGTTGAAGCTAACATGAGATATAGAAGGCAAGAAGCTTCAAAATTACTTGAACCCAATGAAGTTTTAATGTCTTTAACTAATTTTCCTAGGTATGTAAGttagtatttttatcaaaatttattatatttgatattgttAGCTTAAATATTCTCTTACAGAACAGGAGCATATGATTTCACAGATCCTCCAACACATCCAACTCCAAATTCAGGGGCatcaaaaagtttattttttccagATGAAGCTATATATCCAGGTCATCCGCGATTTAAAACATTAACGAGAAATATAAGATTACGACGTGGAGAAAAAGTTGCTATAAACATTCCTAGTATATacttattgtatttaatagtTGCACATGTGtatctttttatgaatataaaaattcagtttGAGCTTGACATGAAGTATTTCTTTGCAgtttataaagataaaaatgtttcaagtcCTTTCAAAGAGGATTTTAGTCCCTTTATCGAAGATGAATCAAGTTCTGCAGCAAGAGAAGATCATATTTACATGGATGCCATGGGTTTTGGAATGGGTTGTTGCTGTTTACAACTTACTTTTCAGGCTTGTAACATAGAGGAAGCAAGGACATTATACGACCAATTAACGCCTTTATGTCCAATAATGGTCAGtaacatgtaaaaatataattgtgtTTTCATAAGCTTTGAAGGCATGGAGTTAGCATATTCTTTCGCGCATATTCTACAGagcatttatttaacattcgaCAGTTGGCTCTAACCGCTGCTAGTCCATTTTATCGAGGATATATAAGCGACGTTGATTGCCGGTGGAATGTGATATCTTGCTCTGTAGACTGCAGAACACAAGAGGAACGTGGCTTAAAGCctttggaagaaaataaattcagaaTTAGTAAATCTAGATACGATTCTATTGATTCATATCTTAGTGaacaaggagaaaaatataacgatgtTCCCTTAACATATGATGACGAAGTATATAAACAACTATTAGATAATGGAATTGATAAATTACTTGCACAACATATAGCTCACTTATTTATCAGGGATActgtatctttattttctgaaaaagTCCATCAAAATGATTTGGAGGATACTGATCACTTTGAAGTAattgtcattattattatcaattgattttatctataaaaatttagcTTTGTATACAAACACAAAATTTCAGAACATACAATCAACTAATTGGCAAACTATGCGATTCAAGCCACCACCACCAAATTCATCTATAGGATGGCGTGTTGAATTTCGTCCATGCGAAGTTCAAATTACGGATTTTGAAAATGCTGCAatagtttgttttattgtcCTTCTTACAAGAGTTattttaagttataaattaaaccTTCTGATACCAATTAGTaaagttgataaaaatatggCTCGGGCACAAAGGAGAAATGCAGTAACAGCAGAAAAATTTTGGTTCCGTCGAGATATTACATCAGACGCAAAAAAGCAAGATGATGGACAACCAGAGTATACAGAATTTACTgttaacgaaattattaatggAAAGGTATTAATACTTTGTTCATGAATGAAATCAATTAACAGATCTCAAAAATAtcctataatatattatttgtatcagGATGGTATTTTTCCGGGTTTAATACCGTTAGTAAATTCGTACTTAGCTAGTATGGATGTAGATGCGGACACACATTGTACTGTACAAGCATATATGAAATTCATACAAAAAAGAGCTTCTGGAGAATTATTAACGACTGCTGCATGGTTAAGGAAGGAAGTTGTTTCACACCCAGAGTACAAGTACGTATGTCatttagtatatatatgtgtatgtgtcTGTgcaaaatgtatgaaaatttttattatatttctaatcctatattacattatatagaaACGATTCTGTAATAACACAACGCATCAACTATGACTTATTAAAGAAAGTACAAAAGATTATATCTAATGAAATATCATGTCCAGAATTACTCGGAACGTGTATACTATCAAAAACTAATGAAACTATACCTGCAGCAGTTGCAAAAGCGGAAAAGGTTCCCATGTGAATTATTGTTGTTAATGGCAATGGCTTAAATATGcttaaatagatatatatatatatatatatatatatatatatatatatatgtatgtatatgtgtatatatatataacatagaTACACAATGACTTAAATAGATAACGATTAATAtagatttaattttcgtttattttagtGCACTTCAGATCTTCTTGTACATacttaacatttaaaatattgtgtGTTCAAGTCCAATGATTTCATGGTCTCTAAAAACGGTAACATTccataaaatgatattatacccagtacattaaaaaaatatatacttttgtaaaaaataacaatttacttTGCAATAGCAGTTTAATTAGaggacaaattttaatataaacatacaatataaattatgatgTTGATATGCttaaacataaataacaaCTACTAAATTACAATGAAACATGTCCTACATACATCAATTTTAGGAAATAAACGAACAGCAATCGTTTTCTTCGAGGTCAAATGTACTtcataatatagaaaaaaaacgctttttttaaatttataacgaaaagCTTTTGGGATCTACATCGTCTATAATGTTATTGTTGTTTTATGTTACAATactatattgtttatttaatgataaatattatgtagttCTTCCCAAAagtcgaattttattattctattgtGAACAATacttaacaaaatttaatagtattaacatttgtatttaaaaaaatatgtttataaatttttacttattttatattcttatttttattttcctgaaCTTGTCCTATAGGAGATATAAGTATTCCATAACAAAGCTATAGATTGTACTACTAAAACCTGATGATGTAAaggtacaaaataaaagttaaatagtTGTACCATAGGCCAAAtctaaaacaaatttttcattcacaaATCTTTtcacataatttatttttaaatatttttagatatatattGTCTTAATATGTTAccttgtaattattttttaaaatatctggGTACTCattatacaatttcttttttaattgttctaAGTCATTTCCTTGTAGAATACCAATTGTTGATAgtaaaactattaaaaatacagGTGCAAAGAATAATTGATCACAAGACACCTTCTTTAATACTACAATTCCTCCCTTTGAGccaatatatttatctaatattCCATACCAAGCTCGTGTGACAGGACCCTGCCatataaatttaatggaatttattttataaaagcttATGCaacaaatgtataatttattcagtttagtcaattattttatagattttattattattttacaatcatATGCATTATTAAGTTTTAGTAAATCAATATCAtacatgttataaataaaaatcaaacatttttgcagttttatatcaaatttactTACAGTAAGGAAAAGTCCTATGCATCCAAACTGAGCTGTTCTCATAAAATctaaatctttaatttttcttcgctcaACTAGATTTTGTGCAATCTGGTCTCCAAGTGCCATTAACGTACcttattcgtttaaaaatgtaaataactattaataaatgtataataataaaagaatttttgatattttaaaaatgctgTATATGTATGTTCTTTACCCGCTTGTACCGCTTGAGTGAGTAACGGATATCTTGTTAAGAACCTTTGGTATATTTTGACAACACCCAACATGTTCATAGGATGTGTCATTATCacattaaaagttattaaaattttgttggtTACTTTTTAACTTCATGCACATTACGTATCTTTAATCTGATATTACGTACACACAATGTATATGGTTGTCATATtatgaaactattttattgaaaatacatttgatTAGTACATTTAATtcacgttatatgaaatttaataaatacacgaCATGTGATAATATGTAACAATGTGAAACACGTGGATTATTAAACTTACAATTTACagtagattttatttaatccatAAAATCATAATACACATACACGCATGTATGATAACACACAggcatacatatatgtatctattttATGTTACAAGAGAAGAAATTCCTCTCTGATATTATCAATCCTAGTTTTTGTCATCAATTATAAAACTgcattataaaaagtaaataatgttttaatatacttatagatactttatttttaaaatatatgtacatgtacatatgcACTATATTTTACCAAGCATTTGTTTGGCATTCTGTTACCAAAGCCGTGATCGTGTTGTATAGCCGTTTAAGAACTTGGGGAATTTTAGGCTGAATTGTTGTTACCCATGCAATACCGCTGACCAGGGTTACCATTGCCAAGTAAAATCCCTCACCAACGGTATCATGAGATCATATTACCCTCGCTATCACTCTACAACTCACTCATATcacatgaaataaatttctttttacatcttTCCGCATTGCGTTCCGCAAAATACCTACttgaataaagttatatttttaagcaaaaattttgaattttccttcttattcAAAAtacgcagtcacttagttgtcaaACCAATATTTCCTTCACTATTATCCAATTAATTCCCTGGATCTGGTAACACACTTCTGGAACACTTTGCTCGTGCTtgtgaattttaaatgacACATATTTGATAACTAACAAATAGTTTAGAAATGGACACAaactttaatgaaataaacttCAAAACAAAATACCTGTATTTCAATAACTAATTACAAATTGAGATAAGCTTTgaactattacaatttttatgtttttaagaaatatgtttGGACACTGAACTCTACGTTACAATCCTTTCTCTTCTGTCGTTGTATGTCCATTTATATTCTTGGATTTTACATAAcaaaatgcaatttatttactatctaataaggaaaattattaattaatgataataaaaatgaatttgattGGAGTTAATCATATAGAAAAGCGAGCGATTTATGCCTTGTCAATATACTTTACTATGGTAGCAAGggtaaatatacaaaatgaagGATGATTATAGCTATcattgataaataattgtgacatttaatcgataaatcttTTGTTAAAATCTATTTGCTCATTGTTGCTTCGGTTACGTTACTGCACAAATTCATACTTGTCGCGCTACACGGAGTCATAAGCGTGcgtcaataaataaaagttcttAAAATTTACGCTACGGGGAGCCACCTGGCTATAACGATACATAACAACTGTATTGAATGTGCAGTTGGTCATACTGCTGAACTGACAGTACGGTCAGAAAATGGTTGCAAAGTAAAGATGGCAGTGAGAGGTGATGCACGAATTCTCCTCCTcggaattttatgtattttcttgTTAAAATCATGTAATGGAGCCGCGACAGATATTGAATTAGACGCAAAAGCACAGTTGTTACATAGACTCGATagtttaaatcttttattatatacatttttattgatattaactGTTTTAACAATATGGACATTTAAGCATCGTCGTCTTAGGTTCCTCCATGAAACTGGTCTAGCTGTCATTTACGGTAAGTCGTCTGCTATAGTTTATGTTTACGTAGtataaacgtaataataacgCGCGtgttttgcaaattttaatagtttttatttatagctaTAAAGGACCCTTTGTCATTTTATTActgcataaatatataatacatattaaatacttttctgTCTCagatctatatattttttttatatatacatatgatatttttcttgtatGCTTTTAAATTCTGATATTATAAGCTGATTTGATTATATCTATACATagattaaaagaatatatttaattttaatcgttattcgtaattaaatattttataacttttataaataattgtatttatgattatataaaaataacatctCCTTGAAAAGTATAAGTAATGAAACTGATTcctaaaattattcaatatcttattttatttatattttatctatttttacgaatataaaaaatattacattacaaatattacatcatctatgtatataattttatatttatatgtacatacacctatgtaaataaaaaagtaagatttaataaaatttaagaaaaggaTAATTTACCATCATGTATATCAATGTTATCATATCAATTGTTAATGactttaaattgtatataaattataatcattttataaaaattatataataaacattctAGCTAATAGACAAATTATGAAAGATAATTGTACTATTTAAATCTTctaagaaattagaaattaattattcatatatgtCTTTTTAGGATTAATTATAGGGGCAATAATTCGTTATGGCTTCACAACAAGTAGTACCATTCTTCATATGCCTGTTGTGCCAGACAACAGTAGTAAATATAATCAATCAGTTCCTCCAGATACCTTATGGTTACGTTTTCCAGAAGATAAAGGAGGTggtgttattaaaaataagacaTTTGCCTATTCATTTAGGGGGGAGATTTATAAGCAAGATAATGAGATAGATTTGAaggtattatttaatacagttattctatttctattaaactaaaattaaattagacaGTAGAAGaactaattatataaaaatataaaattttaacaggCCACCTTTGatcctgaaatattttttaacattatctTACCACCAATCATTTTCCATGCTGGGTATAGTTTAAAACGTGTAAGTAACAGtatatttgtttttgatatttattgtataatataatacaatatggAACACCatagaatttgatatttctttatttcagaAATACTTCTTTAGAAACTTAGGAGCGATTCTTATGTACGCTTTAATTGGAACATCTATATCAGCTTTTGTTATTGGGTATgtttttcacattttaatGAGGAGTATGTATGATTAATAAGTATGCAATTACTTTCATGtcacaataataaatttatttagagCTTTTGCGTGAAACATTTCTTGTGATAATTTTATGTCCATAGGTCATTTAGATTGAATATATCTGTTGTTTTCCTCATAGGCTGtagataaatggaaaaattctttgtaatataatgatatatttttttaattatgctcTTCTCTGATATGTACACTATTTGTCTTCTTTTCAGAGCTTTGATGTATGCCTTTGTGCAATTAATACCACATCTTTCTgcttcatttacatttttggaTACC
This sequence is a window from Bombus pyrosoma isolate SC7728 linkage group LG10, ASM1482585v1, whole genome shotgun sequence. Protein-coding genes within it:
- the LOC122571453 gene encoding protein Mpv17 isoform X1 — encoded protein: MTHPMNMLGVVKIYQRFLTRYPLLTQAVQAGTLMALGDQIAQNLVERRKIKDLDFMRTAQFGCIGLFLTGPVTRAWYGILDKYIGSKGGIVVLKKVSCDQLFFAPVFLIVLLSTIGILQGNDLEQLKKKLYNEYPDILKNNYKIWPMVQLFNFYFVPLHHQVLVVQSIALLWNTYISYRTSSGK
- the LOC122571449 gene encoding glutamate--cysteine ligase catalytic subunit isoform X1; this encodes MGLLSEGSPLTWEETKNLADHVRKHGIIQFINLYKRLRDRQGDILKWGDEVEYMLIKFDDKAKTAKLSLRAAEILKILNEKEYNDPDNIKSLWRPEYGAYMLEGTPGKPYGGLLVHFNVVEANMRYRRQEASKLLEPNEVLMSLTNFPRTGAYDFTDPPTHPTPNSGASKSLFFPDEAIYPGHPRFKTLTRNIRLRRGEKVAINIPSIYLLYLIVAHVYLFMNIKIQFELDMKYFFAVYKDKNVSSPFKEDFSPFIEDESSSAAREDHIYMDAMGFGMGCCCLQLTFQACNIEEARTLYDQLTPLCPIMLALTAASPFYRGYISDVDCRWNVISCSVDCRTQEERGLKPLEENKFRISKSRYDSIDSYLSEQGEKYNDVPLTYDDEVYKQLLDNGIDKLLAQHIAHLFIRDTVSLFSEKVHQNDLEDTDHFENIQSTNWQTMRFKPPPPNSSIGWRVEFRPCEVQITDFENAAIVCFIVLLTRVILSYKLNLLIPISKVDKNMARAQRRNAVTAEKFWFRRDITSDAKKQDDGQPEYTEFTVNEIINGKDGIFPGLIPLVNSYLASMDVDADTHCTVQAYMKFIQKRASGELLTTAAWLRKEVVSHPEYKNDSVITQRINYDLLKKVQKIISNEISCPELLGTCILSKTNETIPAAVAKAEKCTSDLLVHT
- the LOC122571449 gene encoding glutamate--cysteine ligase catalytic subunit isoform X2, with protein sequence MGLLSEGSPLTWEETKNLADHVRKHGIIQFINLYKRLRDRQGDILKWGDEVEYMLIKFDDKAKTAKLSLRAAEILKILNEKEYNDPDNIKSLWRPEYGAYMLEGTPGKPYGGLLVHFNVVEANMRYRRQEASKLLEPNEVLMSLTNFPRTGAYDFTDPPTHPTPNSGASKSLFFPDEAIYPGHPRFKTLTRNIRLRRGEKVAINIPIYKDKNVSSPFKEDFSPFIEDESSSAAREDHIYMDAMGFGMGCCCLQLTFQACNIEEARTLYDQLTPLCPIMLALTAASPFYRGYISDVDCRWNVISCSVDCRTQEERGLKPLEENKFRISKSRYDSIDSYLSEQGEKYNDVPLTYDDEVYKQLLDNGIDKLLAQHIAHLFIRDTVSLFSEKVHQNDLEDTDHFENIQSTNWQTMRFKPPPPNSSIGWRVEFRPCEVQITDFENAAIVCFIVLLTRVILSYKLNLLIPISKVDKNMARAQRRNAVTAEKFWFRRDITSDAKKQDDGQPEYTEFTVNEIINGKDGIFPGLIPLVNSYLASMDVDADTHCTVQAYMKFIQKRASGELLTTAAWLRKEVVSHPEYKNDSVITQRINYDLLKKVQKIISNEISCPELLGTCILSKTNETIPAAVAKAEKCTSDLLVHT
- the LOC122571453 gene encoding protein Mpv17 isoform X2; its protein translation is MALGDQIAQNLVERRKIKDLDFMRTAQFGCIGLFLTGPVTRAWYGILDKYIGSKGGIVVLKKVSCDQLFFAPVFLIVLLSTIGILQGNDLEQLKKKLYNEYPDILKNNYKIWPMVQLFNFYFVPLHHQVLVVQSIALLWNTYISYRTSSGK